The Alkalihalobacillus sp. TS-13 genomic interval TCGATCGAGATGTTTTCAAATCCAATCGTCTGAGCCTCATTGATCATCCTCGCAACATCGTTCCTTCGATGATTCCGGTTGAGTGCTGAAAGGAGGGTATCCTGGAATGCTTGCACACCGATACTGAGCCGATTAACTCCCGCTTCTTTTAAAATTTTAAGTTTTTGTCTTTCGGTCACAGACGGATTAGCTTCCACCGTGAATTCCGTATCGACACCCGGCTTAAGATTAATGTTTATAATGTCGAGCATCCGTTTTAGCTGAACATCATCAAGAGCCGTCGGGGTCCCTCCTCCGATATAAATCGTTTCGATTGTTTCTGCTGGATACACCTTCAACATTTTTTCGATTTCACGTTCCATGGCATCCAAGTAATCATCGACCGGTTGTCCTTCTATCAAAAATTTATTGAAATCACAATAATGGCAGATTTGTTCGCAGAACGGTATATGGACATAAGCAGCTTTTACCATCTTCATCACACTCTCACTATAAAAATGAAGGACTGGCAGTCGGCCAGTCCTTACCAGGATATTATCAATCGTCAGAATCCATACGTAGTACGGACATGAAAGCTTCTTGTGGAACTTCGACGTTCCCGACTGTCTTCATCCGTTTCTTACCTTCTTTTTGCTTCTCCAACAACTTACGTTTACGTGAGATGTCGCCTCCATAACACTTGGCAAGGACGTTTTTACGTAATGCGCGGATATTGGTTCTAGCGACGATCTTTTGCCCGATTGCTGCTTGAACCGGAATTTCAAACTGGTGTCGTGGTATCAGTTCTTTTAATTTTTCAACGACAGCTTTTCCACGGTCGTAAGCAAAGTCCCGGTGTACGATGACAGACAATGCATCAATTTTCTCACCGTTCAATAAGATATCCATCTTCACAAGTTTGGATTGTCTATAGCCGATCAATTCATAATCAAGGGAAGCATAACCTTTGGTGCTTGATTTCAATTGATCGAAGAAATCGTAAACGATCTCCGATAACGGGATTTCATAGATGACATTGACACGTATATCATCCAAGTACTCCATCGTAATGAAGTTTCCACGTTTCTTCTGGCAGATTTCCATAACTGCACCAACATAATCGTTTGGCGTCATGATCGATGCCTTTACATACGGTTCTTCCACTTTTTCAATCGATTGTGCATCAGGCATATTTGACGGATTATCGACAATCAATTCTTCCCCATTAGTCAGATGGACATTGTAGATAACACTTGGTGCAGTCGTAATCAAATCAATTCCGAATTCACGTTCAATACGCTCCTGGATGATTTCCATATGAAGGAGCCCAAGGAAACCACAACGGAAACCAAAGCCTAATGCTTGTGAGGTTTCTGCCTCGTATTGAAGAGATGAATCATTTAACTCTAACCGCTCTAATGCTTCTCGAAGGTCATTATAGTTATTCGAGTCAACAGGATATAAACCACAGAACACCATCGGGTTCATTTTACGATAGCCTGGGAGTGGTGTATCCGCTCCGTTTTTAGCAGATGTAATCGTGTCACCGACGCGGGTATCACCCACGTTTTTGATCGATGCAGTCAAGAATCCAACATCCCCGACTGTAAGTTCGTCTTTCATGACTGGTTTCGGTGTGAATACGCCTAATTCGCTGACTTCGAATTCTTTACCAGTAGCCATCATTTTAATCTTCTGACCCACCTTGACGGTACCTTCTGTAATTCGAATATAAGCGACGACACCACGGTAGCTGTCATAAAGCGAATCGAAGATCAACGCTTTAAGTGGCGCTTCCGGATCTCCTTGCGGTGCAGGAACTTTTTCAACGATCTGCTCAAGAATATCTTCTATTCCAATGCCATTTTTCGCTGAAGCCAATACAGCATCAGAAGCATCCAGTCCAATTACATCCTCAACCTCTTTACGGACACGCTCTGGTTCTGCGCTCGGTAAATCGATTTTATTGATGACCGGCAAAATTTCAAGATCATTCTCAAGTGCCAGATAAACATTGGCTAAAGTCTGTGCTTCGATTCCTTGAGCAGCATCGACAATCAACAAAGCACCTTCACAAGCAGCTAGGCTTCGCGATACTTCATATGTAAAATCGACGTGTCCAGGCGTATCAATAAGATGGAAAATATACTCTTCTCCATCTTTTGCTTTGTATGTCAATTGAACAGCATTCAATTTGATTGTAATCCCACGTTCACGTTCCAGATCCATGGCATCAAGCATTTGTTCTTTCATTTCACGGTGCGTCAGAGCACTGGTTTGCTCAAGAATCCGATCTGCCAACGTCGATTTCCCATGGTCGATATGGGCAATAATCGAGAAGTTACGGATTCTCGATTGGCGTTCTAATTTTTTATCTTTACTCATTCTCTTCACTCCTAAGGTCGTACAACTAAGCTAGCATTGATTATAGCAATAGCACTCTTTTTATTCAATTGTTTCTGTATTTATCTGCAAGTGACGAGTGTTGTGGAATATTTCTGATTATTATAAGATTCGCTCCCTTTCCGCGGGCGATCCGCAAGCCTCCTCAGTTGCACAGGATCTCAACACAAAAATGAAATCATTTTCGTGTCTGCGATGATAATTCTTAGAAGCTCTCCTTCTGCTGGCTACGACGTTCACCATAGGACGTGGTGGTATTTAGTCGAAGTTCATTAATATAGTCGAAGATCCTTTTAAAAACAGCGGGGTCTCGCCTGGCTCGCTTTTCCCGCAGGAGTGTCGCGAATTTTGAAAAATCAAGAAAAAGTTTAAAAGAGCCTTTATTTTAAATAAAAACCAAATCCATAAAAAAGAAGGATCAGCCCTATCGTATCGAGATGAACAGATACGGTATGAGCCCATCCTTCTTCAAATTCAAGTGAACAGAAAGTGCAGGATCTTGTCCAGTATTGTGCCGACCACTGTCATGATGACTGTTAGGATTTCACTGATCAATGATGAAACCATTTTTCCTAACTTGGAAAACAAATTGAACGCTTCTACTTCTTCAAGCTTTTTTTGTTTTTCTTTTATGTCATGGCTCGTGATTTGCGAACCGAGTACTTCCGCTTCAATATCGCCGCTATCATTGACTTTCCATTCTAATGCGCTGTTACCTTCCGAACCCTTCATCTTGTCCATTTGAACTCCGACCTGCTGCATTCCGATCAGGATGCCGAACAAAAGGACGGATATCAGTATGAAACTCTTCATCATGAACCGGACCATCTGACTTCCTCCTACTGAAACCATTGTAAAATCAGTGTTGGTACAAGCCTATGCAAGCTGTAATACCCTTAGAACTCAATGTGTATAGGATCCGCTGTTCTGTTGATCGACCTGGCCATGCAGTGCTGTATTCAAACCGCCGGCAATTACATTGGCCATATCTTCAATAAAAACATCCACTTCTTTAGGTGTAACCATCAAGTTGTGCCCTAAAGGGGCTAAGACTTCCTTGATTAATTGTCTTTTTTGTGTATCTTCAAGTGTTCCGATCATTCCTAGAAATGCCTGCCGGTTTTCTTCATCCGGTATATCCTCATCCGATAAATTTTTACGTTCGCCGAATGTCATTCCTGCTGGTGTCAGTGCTTTTGATGGATCATCTTTTTCACGCATCTCACGACCGAAATGCTTTAAAATGTAATCAATCGTGTCACTTGTGATCGTGACCGCATCAACCACTGTAGGAACACCGATTGCGATAACCGGAATCCCCAATGTTTCCAGACTCAATTCTTTACGCTTATTTCCTACACCTGAACCTGGATGGATGCCAGTATCCGAGATTTGAATCGTCGTATTAACCCGCTCCACTGCCCTGGATGCTAAGGAATCAATTGCAATCACGAAATCAGGCTTAGATTTTTCAATGACACCGACGATGATATCACTTGTTTCGATTCCAGTTGTCCCCATGACCCCAGGGGAAAGAGCACTGACTGGACGGAAGCCTTCCTCTACGTTTTCTGGTGCCAATTCAAACAAATGCTTCGTGACGAGAAGGTTATTTGTCGTACGCGGTCCGAGAGCATCTGGTGTGACATTCAAATTTCCCAGACCGACTACAAGACAGCTTGCATCATTCGGAATCTGAAGCTCCTGAAGGAAGTTAGCAAACTCATGGGCAAAGACATCCTGAACCCGCTGCTGTAAAGCGGAATCCTTCTGTCGGATGCCTTGCATTTCCATCGTCAAATAAATACCTGGTTTTTTTCCGGTCGCTTTTTGTCCAGCTTCTTCTATTTCAACCCTAGTGAGTTTAATCCCATCCATTTCACGTTCTTTGACGATGACACCATCGATCCTGTGCTTCGAATCTTCTTCCTGTTCTTTTGTGATCATCTCATTGGATTCAATCGCCAAATCGGTTCTGACGTTATATAATTCTAGATCTTTATCCATTGGTACGCTCACCCCTGATTATTGTTAGCATTATCACATAGGATAGCCTTCTTCCACTTTTTTCATTCTTTCGATTCGGATTTCCCCCTAAAAAAAGGGCCGGCAACTGATTATCTTTGTACAAAAGAGATTGCAATTATACGAACGGTTTGATAGAATATCTTGTGTTGTATTTTCCGCAATTTCGGTTGCATTCAAGGAGGTGAACGGAATTGGCAAATATTAAATCTGCTATTAAACGTGTTAAAACAAACGATAAGCGTCGTGCACATAATGCAGCGATGAAATCATCCATGCGTACTGCTATCAAGAACTTTGAAACGAAAGTAGCTAACAACGATGCTGAAGGTGCTAAAAATGCATTCTTGGTTGCAACCAAAAAGCTTGATAAAGCCGCTGGTAAAGGAATCCTTCACAAGAACGCTGCAGCTAGACAGAAATCTCGTCTTGCAAAGCAATTAAACGGCCTTAGCGCTTAATTCATAAGTGAATGAAATACTGGAATTTGAAACGACCTACATAACAGGTCGTTTTTTATTTGTCTGGATCTTTGTTATTTAACGGACGGCAAACTTTTTAACAAATTGTGTCGATTGGCCGATAAACCCTTAAATCGGCCGTAAAAAGGACCTTTTCAGCCGTAATGCGTAGTGCCCTTAAACAACTCTCCACAAAAAAGACCCTCTGTTTTTCAGAGAGTCAGCTTGATGTACACTTAATTCGTTTGTGATTGCCGGGCGAGGCTGGTCAAGAAAAGCTCCAGGGTCAGCGTCTTGTCC includes:
- the lepA gene encoding translation elongation factor 4, with protein sequence MSKDKKLERQSRIRNFSIIAHIDHGKSTLADRILEQTSALTHREMKEQMLDAMDLERERGITIKLNAVQLTYKAKDGEEYIFHLIDTPGHVDFTYEVSRSLAACEGALLIVDAAQGIEAQTLANVYLALENDLEILPVINKIDLPSAEPERVRKEVEDVIGLDASDAVLASAKNGIGIEDILEQIVEKVPAPQGDPEAPLKALIFDSLYDSYRGVVAYIRITEGTVKVGQKIKMMATGKEFEVSELGVFTPKPVMKDELTVGDVGFLTASIKNVGDTRVGDTITSAKNGADTPLPGYRKMNPMVFCGLYPVDSNNYNDLREALERLELNDSSLQYEAETSQALGFGFRCGFLGLLHMEIIQERIEREFGIDLITTAPSVIYNVHLTNGEELIVDNPSNMPDAQSIEKVEEPYVKASIMTPNDYVGAVMEICQKKRGNFITMEYLDDIRVNVIYEIPLSEIVYDFFDQLKSSTKGYASLDYELIGYRQSKLVKMDILLNGEKIDALSVIVHRDFAYDRGKAVVEKLKELIPRHQFEIPVQAAIGQKIVARTNIRALRKNVLAKCYGGDISRKRKLLEKQKEGKKRMKTVGNVEVPQEAFMSVLRMDSDD
- a CDS encoding DUF3679 domain-containing protein — translated: MVRFMMKSFILISVLLFGILIGMQQVGVQMDKMKGSEGNSALEWKVNDSGDIEAEVLGSQITSHDIKEKQKKLEEVEAFNLFSKLGKMVSSLISEILTVIMTVVGTILDKILHFLFT
- the gpr gene encoding GPR endopeptidase codes for the protein MSVPMDKDLELYNVRTDLAIESNEMITKEQEEDSKHRIDGVIVKEREMDGIKLTRVEIEEAGQKATGKKPGIYLTMEMQGIRQKDSALQQRVQDVFAHEFANFLQELQIPNDASCLVVGLGNLNVTPDALGPRTTNNLLVTKHLFELAPENVEEGFRPVSALSPGVMGTTGIETSDIIVGVIEKSKPDFVIAIDSLASRAVERVNTTIQISDTGIHPGSGVGNKRKELSLETLGIPVIAIGVPTVVDAVTITSDTIDYILKHFGREMREKDDPSKALTPAGMTFGERKNLSDEDIPDEENRQAFLGMIGTLEDTQKRQLIKEVLAPLGHNLMVTPKEVDVFIEDMANVIAGGLNTALHGQVDQQNSGSYTH
- the rpsT gene encoding 30S ribosomal protein S20: MANIKSAIKRVKTNDKRRAHNAAMKSSMRTAIKNFETKVANNDAEGAKNAFLVATKKLDKAAGKGILHKNAAARQKSRLAKQLNGLSA